From the Ciona intestinalis chromosome 2, KH, whole genome shotgun sequence genome, one window contains:
- the LOC100178992 gene encoding collectin-46-like → MLFKLVLALLLVFCAEAQDTRQILLTLRSVGNSEKGAQGPPGRPGRRGPPGLKGSSGPVGVLGPKGEKGECTTNSAFVNNAIQEMENRFSRLKNQMETLFQTGVKQINGRSWFSAGNGYLYLTLPASNYQAANRSCAAIGARLAVAAPRNMNITRMIRNQFGITSQYTWIGLNDIEQENTWVWENGERLLSSDANWSSGEPTNWNGQVVEDCVMLYHSGKWNDASCDHMHIPLCEVSVFDT, encoded by the exons atgttgtttaagttgGTCTTAGCATTGTTGCTTGTGTTTTGTGCTGAGGCGCAAGATACTCGAcagattttgttaactttGCGCTCGGTTGGAAATTCTGAGAAGGGAGCGCAAGGTCCACCGGGTCGTCCAGGTAGAAGAGGGCCACCTGGATTGAAAGGATCATCTGGACCTGTTGGCGTACTCGGTCCCAAGGGAGAAAAAGGAGAATGCACTACGAACAGTGCATTCGTTAATAATGCTATACAGGAGATGGAAAATCGGTTCAGCAGGTTAAAAA ATCAAATGGAAACTCTTTTTCAAACTGGTGTTAAAC AAATTAATGGAAGATCTTGGTTTTCTGCTGGAAATGGTTATTTATATCTAACTTTGCCAGCATCAAACTATCAAGCTGCTAATCGTTCGTGTGCAGCAATCGGTGCAAGATTGGCTGTTGCTGCTCCGAGAAATATGAACATAACGAG AATGATTAGAAATCAATTTggtattacatcacaatacacCTGGATCGGTCTTAATGATATTGAACAAGAGAATACTTGGGTTTGGGAAAACGGGGAGCGTCTTTTAAGCAGCGATGCAAACTGGAGCTCTGGAGAACCAACAAATTGGAATGGACAAGTCGTCGAAGATTGTGTGATGTTGTATCATTCAGGAAAATGGAATGATGCTTCATGCGATCACATGCATATACCGCTTTGCGAAGTGTCAGTTTTTGATACATAA